One Trichormus variabilis 0441 genomic window, CCTCAATGAATTGAACAATCTGGATAACTCTGTTCATGGTGGTGGTGACTATTCTAATACTACAAATGGAGTTTTAGACTTAGCCGTGAAGGGATTTGAGTTTGGTGTCATCACCTATGGTATTGATGCTATTGGACACTTAGCTAAATCCTTCAGTTCTGCTGCATAAATACTCAGATAAACAGATTTCTTGCAATTGTGGCATGAGCGATTAAGTTTTATATTTCTTAATCGCCTGCACTTTCTACTCAAAACCCAAATTATTTCAGGAGTCAATCATGGCGTTTATTGCTGTTAAAGAATTACAAGTCACTGGTGCAGAATTGTTCCAAGACTCTGAAAGCTTTCTCAACGAGTTGAACAATCTTGATAACTCTGTTCATGGTGGTGGTGACTATTCTAATACTACAAATGGAGTTTTAGACCTAGCCGTGAAGGGATTTGAGTTTGGTGTCATCACCTATGGTATTGATGCTATTGGACACTTAGCTCGTTCTTTTAGTTCTGCTGCATAAAAACTCAAATCAATAGCTCTGTTAAGATTATGGCATCAGCGATTAAGCAATATCATGTTTAATCGCTTGTAAATTCCATCAAGATACAGCCTTTATCTACGAGTAATATAAATTTTTCAAGTGTACAGAGATGAGGGAATATAGGCTAAGTTAATGTACCTCATCAAGATGATATTTTCTGTGGAATTTTCTCTAGAATTCAATCTTGATATAATTAGAGAATTCTAGATAGAAAATATCTAAAGTGTAGTGTGAGAAAGTGAGATGGAACCTAGCTATACTCAGAAATTGTTCATTCTGAGGCACCCTAACAAACAATCTATTTTGGATAATTTATTTCTTGATATTCTCTTAATCTAAAAAATATCTAATCTAGAGTGTATCTAATCAATGTCAAATTTTTGAATGTTCCAAAAATGGCAAGAATAACTGTTTCTGAATTACATCTTTATGGTTCAGAAAATTTTCTAACTGAACTCAATCATGAAGAATCTAGATTGATACATGGTGGTAATAAATATTCATATGATCAAATATCAGTATTAGCAGAAAAAATATTTCAATTTATCACAATATCATTTGCTATTGCTGCTATCCTAAAAATAGTCGATTCATATATTGGCAATAGATATAAATAAATACTTCAGTTAGTGAACATCATGCTTTTAATCGAATTTTGACAAAGATTTAAATTTATTAAAAGTCGAGAAAAACTATAGGATTCATGCTTGACTGATGAAATAAATACAGGTTAAATAAACCGGATTTATATAGAATATTCCACTGTATAAGTTGTATTCCTGTAGCCGTGTCCAGATAGATTAGGAAATCAAGCTAAGATGAATATCTAACAGTAAAAATTCTTCAAATTTGTCAAAATAAACAGCGATAATATGCTGTATTTACTAGGAAAATAACTATAAATGTTGTGACTCATTTTAAATATATGCCGCCATTTATCCTCAACTCCCAAAACGTATTTGATTACTTAAGTTCTTTAAATTTGTGTACCCTTGAGGAAGGAGAATCAAGCAAAATTGAACTGAAACCAGCAAAGAATTTTAATTTATTAATTACTTTTCCAGAAGGGAGAAAACTACTAGTTAAACAAGAACGTCATAACTTAGAAGGAAAGACGACTGGTGAGTTTGTTCTGGAATGGCGCATTCATGATTTTGTTAGTAGGTTTCCAGAACTTAACCACATACGTTCCTATTTATCAGAAGCGATATACTTCAATTGGGAGAATTCTATTATTATTTTCAACTATCTTGATAACTACCGAGATCTGATGGATTTTTACGTTAAGGAGAATTTAAATTTATTTCCCACCCAGCTTGCTAATGCAGTCGGGACTACTTTGGCATTGATTCATCGCACCTCATTTAACTGTGAAGAATACCGAGATTTCTTTCAAAATCCTGGTGAGAGTAAATCTAACCCAAAAACACCTCATCTAAATCGAGGATTAGATAGACTAACTCCAGAGATATTTGGTAAGGTTCCTGCTGATGGTCTGAGATTTTTTGCCTTATATCAACGTTACGATAGTTTGGGGCAGGCGATCGCACAATTAATCAACAGTTTTACTCCCTGCTGTCTCACACATAATGACCTGAAGTTAAACAATATTCTCGTCTCCCTCGATTGGGAAGATATCGGTGATGAAAATATTGTGCGCTTAATTGACTGGGAACGTGGTAGTTGGGGAGACCCTGCTAACGATTTAGGAACACTGATTGCTAGCTACTTGCAAATCTGGTTGTACAGTATGGTGACTGGTAAATCAATTGCCATTGAGGAGTCTTTACGCTTAGCTGCTACTCCTTTGTACGTTCTCCAACCTTCTTTGAGGGAGTTGGTAATTGCTTATCTTACTCATTTTCCGGAAATCTTAGAACATCATCCCGACTTCTTACAACGGGTCATGCAATTTTGCGGTTTAGCACTCATTACCGCTATTCAAGCCCAACTCCAATATGAAAAAACCTTTGGTAATGTGGGTATTTGTATGCTACAAGTCGCCAAAAGTTTGTTGTGTCGTCCAGAAGCATCTGTGCAAACGATTTTTGGTGTCCAGTTATCAGACCTCTCTCCTGTAAGTTTGTCTCAGGTTTAATTAGAGAATAATACCATTTCTCGAAAATTCTGATACAGATCCCACAACCCAGAAACCTTTGCAAAATCTCAATTTCTTAATTTTGAATTTTGAATTTTGAATTGGTATAAGGCGTGGGGAGTGGGCGGTAGGGGGAGATGGGAAAGCTAAAGTGACATCCGCCTCATCTCCTTCATCTTCCTCATTCCTTCATATCCTACTCATATCATTCACGAACAAATATTTATGCAGCTACTAGATTCTCTATCGGTTCAATTGTCGGATATTTCAGAGTCATTGCAGATATCATTGCAAGACATGATTCATAATATTGAAATACAGTCTCAGTATTGTATTAAGCATCCCAACTATAAACCCTTAGAATTACCTGAGTCTTCAGTCTCTCGTTTTCAAAAATTATCTTTGGATTTACAAAATAAGTATTTGAGTCAACAACTGCGTAGTTTTCTGTACGGCATCTATTATAATGGCTCCTTGAAAAGTGTTCTGGCCTCGGATGCAGAGATATCTAATTTAGCCGTCAACAAAAATCTAGAAAACAACACATTTTTAGGTGTAGACCTAGCTTTTTACGATCGCCTCCATGAAAATAATAGAGGTAGTGGCTACTGGAGTTATGGTTGGCAATTTGTCAGGGAAGAATCAGACGGGACTGTGGCAGTTCATCGGGATGGTTTAACTCTCCACGTTCCGCCGGATAGTTTGCAAACTCAAACTAT contains:
- a CDS encoding phosphotransferase family protein — translated: MPPFILNSQNVFDYLSSLNLCTLEEGESSKIELKPAKNFNLLITFPEGRKLLVKQERHNLEGKTTGEFVLEWRIHDFVSRFPELNHIRSYLSEAIYFNWENSIIIFNYLDNYRDLMDFYVKENLNLFPTQLANAVGTTLALIHRTSFNCEEYRDFFQNPGESKSNPKTPHLNRGLDRLTPEIFGKVPADGLRFFALYQRYDSLGQAIAQLINSFTPCCLTHNDLKLNNILVSLDWEDIGDENIVRLIDWERGSWGDPANDLGTLIASYLQIWLYSMVTGKSIAIEESLRLAATPLYVLQPSLRELVIAYLTHFPEILEHHPDFLQRVMQFCGLALITAIQAQLQYEKTFGNVGICMLQVAKSLLCRPEASVQTIFGVQLSDLSPVSLSQV